One segment of Corynebacterium caspium DSM 44850 DNA contains the following:
- a CDS encoding DUF2516 family protein yields MPLLATLLLYLTYVYDLLFLIVGIAGAVGAARVATTRADAFTAADRMSKHMWLGALLLSAMICLPSGLGLAHLSFIAIVGVVVIGVYWFDVYPQIRDILSGRYQW; encoded by the coding sequence ATGCCGCTTCTAGCGACGTTATTACTATATTTAACCTATGTTTATGATTTATTATTCCTAATTGTTGGCATAGCTGGTGCCGTCGGGGCAGCACGGGTAGCTACCACCCGCGCAGATGCTTTTACCGCCGCGGATCGGATGAGCAAGCATATGTGGCTAGGGGCCTTGCTGCTATCTGCGATGATTTGTCTGCCCAGTGGGCTTGGTTTAGCGCATCTGAGTTTTATTGCAATAGTTGGGGTAGTGGTGATCGGGGTTTATTGGTTTGATGTGTACCCCCAAATCCGCGATATTCTCAGTGGCCGGTACCAATGGTAA